DNA from Bacteroidota bacterium:
AACTTCGCCGCCCGTTCAAGGTCCCCTCCCATCGCCAGCACAGCGGGAAAGAATGCATCAAGCGAGCCGAAGGTTGTTCCTGTTTGCATCCCTGTGTGCATATCGGCCTGCCCGTACCACAGTCCGCCGTGCGTTGTATCCGCCAGATGCTCATTGACGGAACGAAGGGCGTCTTCCCACATTGTTCTGCAATCGTCATCGTCAAACAGCAGCGCCGCCTTCAGGAGATACTCGTAGTACGAATCAATTCCGCCGGCGATGTGACTTGTTGTTCGAATCCACTCGCCTGTTTCAACGTTGATCAGCGAGCCTACTAATCCGATTTCCGATCGGCGATTATACAGCTGCACAAGGGCATTCTTTGCTTTGTCGTAGTAAACGGGCTTGCCTGTCAATTTGCTTAACGTCCCGAATTCAATCAGGCATGTCCCGATTTCCGCCGGATTGTTGAGCGAGTCGCGAATTCTGCCCGTTTGCAAATGAACGTAGCGGTACGGCATGCCCGTTGAAGAATTGAATACCGGAAGCAGGCGGTTTCCCAAATCTTCGGCCAACGTCAGGAACTTCTCATCACCGTCCATTTGATATGCAGAAAGAAGTCCGCCTAACAGCCGTATCGTAATCTCAAAACTCTGAACCTCGATATCCTTGTCGAACGAGAGACTGTCAAGAATCAACTTCTTTGCCTCCTTCGCTTCCTCCTTCAATCCCATCAGAATCATCGTATCAAATGCATCAACCGGCGTCATGAGAAGCGAGGTTCCGTACCAATTATGCGGCTTCCTGCTTAGTGGCTTCTGCGCATCATGCCCCCGGGCATAGTGCTTGTAGGCATTCCATGCGTGCAGAAATTCTGCTTTCACGCTTTCATGCGTAACGGTTCGTGTCTGTGTTTGTGCCAGAGAAAGGACGAAAACAGACATCAAGACGGGAAGAGAAAGCCGGACTATCATGTGATGTTTTGGGTTGATGGGGATGAGGGAAGCTTTGTAAGACGATAGCGAATGAAGTGCAGATTTGCAAGCGGGCGGAAACGCGAGGTTCAAAAACCGCCGAATGTCATCGAGAAGATGATATACTGGAAGTTCACACCGTCGTTATCCTCAAAGAACCCTGCATTGGAAAGGTGTCTGAATGTGTAATGAACGCCGATGACGTTATTCAGCCACGGAACTTCGATTCCGGCGCTGAGAGTAGGACTGAAAAGAAAGTTGCTGCCGAGACGTCTTCCGTCAATTTCCCTGATGCTGATGTAGTTGGCTCCGACGCCGGCTTCGAACGAGACGCGGGGAAAGTCGATCCCCAACTCAAACAAGACCATCGGGGCCGCTCCGACGATGTACTCGACATGGCGATGTTGTTCGATGAGCGTGACACTTTGATTGAGATAAAGGTTGACGGAGGAGCTGATTTCGTCGAGCCTGCGCGTCGGCACGGCGAGGTAGATGCTTCTCAGGCCCGGCGTGGTTATTGACCAGCCTTTCCCGACGCGAATTTCGATTTTATCGCCGGAGAACTGAGCCTTTGCAGACTCATTATCCGGCAGAAAGAGAAGAATGGTTAGCAGGAGTACTATACCCGAATGATGGCGAATTCGGCGCGCTTGCATAGTTGCGTATCCAATATGGACAAGGTACCGGTAAAATTATGGATGGATCGAAATAAAAGCAAGTAACGCCGTCACAGCAATCCGTCATTGCAGTTCGCGGAACACCGCCACCGCAAAACTCCTGTCCTTCACCTGAACAGCAAGCTTTCCGGGCTCCCGCTTGATGACGTGGTTGGGAAACTCCCTCTGAAGAACTTTTTCCGCTGATTGGGCACTGTGAAAGTAGCTTCCTTCAAGTCGCTGACGAACAAGGTCGGAAACCGATGCTCTGCCAACTATTTGCTGAAGTCTCATTGTTCATTCCTTTCTGCAATTTGAATCAGATTTGTAGCGTATTGAGTGGTACAACGTCCTGAACAAAACGCCTGCCAGTCTCGCAACACTCTGCACCTTGATTCTGTTGCTCAAATGCGGGTTCACGCATCTGCTCACCTGTCACTCATTCCTGTTCGTGTGTAAGAAAAGTACATGGCATCAGGTGATGTGTTTCTTTTTCCCCCATCGAAAAACGCTGCGGTGTATTTGCATCTTATTCGAGAGTGTCTTACACTTATCACAGTGTTTCCCCTCTTTCAACGTCCTTGGTATGCCCGGCAATAAAAAAACAGAAGGATTGACGTAATGATTAGAAGTACAACAGTTGTTTCCGGCCTTCTCCTCCTCCTCGGAGGCATGCTGTCGGTATTGAGTGTGTTCGCTATCGGCACAGACATCGTTCAAGCTCAGTCGCTGCGTGTTGGTCAACCGTTTAGGATTTACCCGAGCAACGTGACGCAAACCGAGACGTTTCTCGTACGTCATCCGTTGAATCCAAACCTGCTCTTCGGCAGCGCAAACACGATCAATCTTGCAACCGGTTTTATTAGCGAAGGTGTGTACGTCTCGACAAATGCAGGGCAAACGTGGAGAGGCAACGACACGTGCACGGGGGCACCCATCACGTTTCACCGCGGTGACCCGGCGATCGTTATTGACAAAAACGGGACTTTCATACTGATTCGTCTCGGGTTTTCACCGGGACTGTATGCGCATTATTCCACAGATAACGGCCAGACATGGTCCGGCCAGAGGACGATTTCTACTCACGATCAAGATCGGGCGGGGTTGATTTCCGACGTTATTCCTGCAAGCGCCAACTATGGAAGAACCTACACGGCATGGGTGAGACTTGCGTTTCCCTTCCCCGTTTTCTTCTCGTACACGGATGACGGAGGGGCAAACTGGTCAACTCCGGCGCAAGTTAATTCGCCCGTTCAACGCAGCCAAGGGGCCGAACTCACAATCGGGCCGAACGGAAGAGTGAGCATTTGCTGGGCGGGCGTTATTAATACATCACCGTTTACGGAAGATTTCGTCGGCTTTGCAACATCCACGGATGGAGGCGCAAATTGGACGGTTACTGAGAATGCCTTTGATGTGAACGGCATCCAGGGAGTCTTTCCTCAAATGGGAAACATCCGCGTCAACGGCCTCCCGAAAATTGATACAGATAATACGGGCGGACCGCGTAATGGCTGGATCTACATCGTAACAACACAAAGGAATCTCCTCCCTGCCGGTTCTGACCCCGATATCATCCTTAACCGATCATCGAATAATGGACAATCCTGGTCGGCAGGCATACGCGTCAACCAAGACCCGCTGAACAACGGAAAGACCCAGTTCTTCCCGGCAGTTCATGTTGACGATTCCGGCGGCATCAACGTCGTTTACTACGACAACCGGGATACCACCCCCGACTCGGCAGGAATGTATCTTTCACGCTCAACCGATGGCGGCGACACGTGGACGGATTATCCGATCGGAAGCCATCGGTTCAAACCTTCGCCGGTGGGAGGTTTGGGTCAGGGATATCAGGGAGACAACATCGGGATGACATCCGTCGGTACAACGTTGTGGCCGGTTTGGATGGATAATTCGTCAGGCATTTATCAGATGTGGGCATGCCCGATTGATCTTGTTGCACTAAACGTAGATGAATCGCCCTTACCGTCGGCATTTGAATTGTTGCAGAACTATCCAAATCCTTTCAATCCGACAACGCAAATCACTTTCCGGTTGGCTGAAGGAGGCAACGTTACTCTCAAGATTTACGACGTTCTCGGAAGAGAGGTATCCACTCTCATGGATGAGCGGCTGCAGGCCGGAGATCACTCGCGGGCATTTGACGCCGACGGACTGGGAAGCGGCGTGTATTTCTACCGGCTGCAAAGCGGCCGCAATTCTCAAACAAAAAAAATGCTTCTGCTACAATAGGCCTGATGAGAGACATAAGTTGACCCTATACCCATTACTTTGTAGATTGTGGAAGCAACTCAGTTGATCTGCATTGTACTTCCATGAGACGTTTCTTCGTCTTTGTTTTTCTCTCCCTGTACTTCTACAATATTGTAGGATATCTTGCCGTATTCAGCGTGCTACAGTATCGG
Protein-coding regions in this window:
- a CDS encoding glycoside hydrolase family 47 protein, with product MIVRLSLPVLMSVFVLSLAQTQTRTVTHESVKAEFLHAWNAYKHYARGHDAQKPLSRKPHNWYGTSLLMTPVDAFDTMILMGLKEEAKEAKKLILDSLSFDKDIEVQSFEITIRLLGGLLSAYQMDGDEKFLTLAEDLGNRLLPVFNSSTGMPYRYVHLQTGRIRDSLNNPAEIGTCLIEFGTLSKLTGKPVYYDKAKNALVQLYNRRSEIGLVGSLINVETGEWIRTTSHIAGGIDSYYEYLLKAALLFDDDDCRTMWEDALRSVNEHLADTTHGGLWYGQADMHTGMQTGTTFGSLDAFFPAVLAMGGDLERAAKLQESCLKMWNLHGIEPERIDYAKMAVTRPQYYLRPEIIESAYYLHHYTRDDMYLTMGETFFNGLVNHCRTDAGYAYLEDVVSKKQGDDMESFFLAETMKYLYLLFAPADTLPFDDIIFNTEAHPLRKTWKQ
- a CDS encoding acyloxyacyl hydrolase, which produces MQARRIRHHSGIVLLLTILLFLPDNESAKAQFSGDKIEIRVGKGWSITTPGLRSIYLAVPTRRLDEISSSVNLYLNQSVTLIEQHRHVEYIVGAAPMVLFELGIDFPRVSFEAGVGANYISIREIDGRRLGSNFLFSPTLSAGIEVPWLNNVIGVHYTFRHLSNAGFFEDNDGVNFQYIIFSMTFGGF
- a CDS encoding T9SS type A sorting domain-containing protein, which encodes MIRSTTVVSGLLLLLGGMLSVLSVFAIGTDIVQAQSLRVGQPFRIYPSNVTQTETFLVRHPLNPNLLFGSANTINLATGFISEGVYVSTNAGQTWRGNDTCTGAPITFHRGDPAIVIDKNGTFILIRLGFSPGLYAHYSTDNGQTWSGQRTISTHDQDRAGLISDVIPASANYGRTYTAWVRLAFPFPVFFSYTDDGGANWSTPAQVNSPVQRSQGAELTIGPNGRVSICWAGVINTSPFTEDFVGFATSTDGGANWTVTENAFDVNGIQGVFPQMGNIRVNGLPKIDTDNTGGPRNGWIYIVTTQRNLLPAGSDPDIILNRSSNNGQSWSAGIRVNQDPLNNGKTQFFPAVHVDDSGGINVVYYDNRDTTPDSAGMYLSRSTDGGDTWTDYPIGSHRFKPSPVGGLGQGYQGDNIGMTSVGTTLWPVWMDNSSGIYQMWACPIDLVALNVDESPLPSAFELLQNYPNPFNPTTQITFRLAEGGNVTLKIYDVLGREVSTLMDERLQAGDHSRAFDADGLGSGVYFYRLQSGRNSQTKKMLLLQ